From one Montipora capricornis isolate CH-2021 chromosome 10, ASM3666992v2, whole genome shotgun sequence genomic stretch:
- the LOC138018456 gene encoding uncharacterized protein has translation MALYIINTYRSPSRLFICGGGEILSQEGTTQGDPLAMAWYSVNTSMMIYYLRAHCPGVKQAWLADDSAGGGVITSLYDWYKLLSQEGEKFGYLVNGSKSWLIVKSEEAAAEAARVFGDEVNITIEGQRHLGAVIGSQEYKDMYCKEKVRAWKGELETLSEIAKNQPHAAYIAFTKGFKSKFTYFLRTIESFEDYIDPVQEVIDDLLLPTFFGQTEPLPDEVRQLATLTTAQGGLGVPDLRSEAPQQFTASASITAAHVDSITTQSTIMITGENSVEELKRHHQALKAEREKAKMESIDSTLSPDLLRLANQARDKGASSWLNAIPLKDQGLALNKQEFRDSLRLRYNLPLTDLPAQCVCGDRFNVGHALSCKKGGFVAQRHDGVRNLLTSFITKVCKNVEAEPRLLPLDNERMHLRSAVTSSEARLDIKAGDFWSRGVTAFFDVRVTHVNSKCNQSKPTSEVFKDQEEEKKRKYQQRVLEVEMGSFTPLVFGTNGGMGNECQRFLKHLADKLVQKDGEPYNNVINWLRTVISFELLRSVHACVRGSRVPFRNIGDSLDDCRINVATAGI, from the coding sequence ATGGcgctttatataataaacacctACAGAAGCCCATCTAGACTTTTCATCTGTGGGGGAGGTGAAATACTCTCACAGGAGGGGACAACACAGGGCGACCCCCTTGCTATGGCTTGGTACTCGGTTAATACATCAATGATGATTTATTATTTGAGAGCACACTGCCCGGGGGTTAAACAAGCATGGCTCGCGGATGATTCGGCAGGCGGTGGAGTAATCACATCGCTTTACGATTGGTACAAGCTGTTGAGTCAGGAAGGAGAGAAGTTCGGTTACCTTGTGAATGGGTCAAAGAGTTGGCTTATAGTAAAGTCAGAGGAAGCTGCCGCAGAAGCAGCGAGAGTATTCGGTGATGAAGTTAATATCACTATTGAGGGTCAACGTCATCTAGGAGCGGTCATTGGATCACAAGAATACAAGGATATGTATTGTAAGGAGAAAGTGCGTGCATGGAAAGGGGAACTTGAAACACTATCAGAAATTGCTAAGAATCAGCCCCACGCAGCGTATATCGCTTTTACGAAGGGGTTCAAGTCCAAGTTTACTTATTTTCTTCGCACAATTGAGTCATTTGAGGACTATATCGACCCAGTCCAGGAGGTAATCGACGATCTACTACTTCCAACATTCTTTGGCCAGACAGAGCCCCTTCCCGACGAAGTGCGCCAACTCGCTACCTTGACAACGGCCCAAGGGGGACTAGGCGTGCCGGATCTGAGATCGGAAGCACCACAACAGTTTACCGCATCAGCATCAATCACAGCCGCACATGTAGACTCCATAACAACTCAGAGTACCATCATGATAACAGGCGAAAATTCCGTAGAGGAGCTGAAACGTCACCACCAGGCGCTAAAGGCCGAAAGGGAAAAGgcaaaaatggagtcgattgACTCCACCCTCTCCCCTGATCTTCTTCGATTGGCCAATCAAGCAAGAGACAAAGGGGCCAGCTCTTGGCTTAACGCGATCCCCCTCAAAGATCAAGGTCTAGCTCTTAACAAGCAAGAATTCAGAGACTCTCTGCGGCTACGTTACAACTTGCCTCTCACCGACCTACCAGCCCAGTGCGTTTGTGGGGATAGATTCAATGTTGGCCACGCCCTCTCTTGTAAAAAAGGAGGGTTTGTGGCACAAAGGCATGATGGTGTACGAAACCTACTGACATCATTCATCACCAAAGTTTGTAAGAATGTGGAGGCGGAGCCACGCCTCTTACCTCTTGACAACGAACGGATGCATCTTAGAAGCGCAGTTACCAGCTCAGAGGCACGTTTAGACATCAAGGCGGGAGATTTCTGGTCTAGAGGAGTTACAGCATTTTTCGACGTCAGGGTCACGCATGTTAACTCCAAATGTAACCAGAGCAAGCCGACATCCGAAGTCTTTAAAGACCAAGAAGAGGAGAAAAAGCGGAAATATCAGCAACGAGTGCTTGAGGTCGAGATGGGATCCTTTACACCCTTGGTTTTCGGAACGAACGGTGGGATGGGAAATGAGTGCCAACGATTTCTTAAGCACTTAGCAGACAAGTTAGTACAGAAGGACGGTGAGCCCTATAACAACGTCATTAATTGGCTCAGAACTGTCATctcatttgaactcttaagatcagTACATGCGTGCGTAAGAGGGTCCCGAGTACCTTTCCGGAATATAGGAGACTCTCTTGACGATTGCCGGATTAATGTCGCCACCGCcggcatttaa